In the genome of Synchiropus splendidus isolate RoL2022-P1 chromosome 2, RoL_Sspl_1.0, whole genome shotgun sequence, the window TGGCCACCAAGGCCGCCCGCAAGAGCGCCCCGGCCACCGGCGGAGTCAAGAAGCCTCACCGTTACAGGCCCGGCACCGTGGCTCTGCGAGAGATCCGTCGCTACCAGAAGTCCACCGAGCTGCTGATCCGCAAGCTGCCCTTCCAGCGTCTGGTCCGTGAGATCGCGCAGGACTTCAAGACTGATCTGCGCTTCCAGAGCTCCGCTGTTATGGCTCTGCAGGAGGCCAGCGAGGCTTATCTGGTCGGCCTCTTCGAGGACACCAACCTGTGCGCCATCCACGCCAAGAGAGTCACTATCATGCCTAAAGACATCCAGCTGGCCCGCCGCATCCGCGGAGAGAGAGCTTAAATCCCCACGCCTCTCACTCGACACCacaacggctcttttcagagccacacacTCGAACTAACGGGCGAACGTTTCATGGCACTCACCTACGAAACTTTAATtgtcaaatttaaaatgtaaaaacacatttaaagcaTTCACCACAGTTGTCACATCCACAATATATAAAACTATCACAAAGTCAAACATTAccgtttttgtctttttttttgtctattgcCAAAACATAACCTGCTTCTGATGTACCGTAAAGTGGCCAAATGGCGTCTCGGGTCGTGTCCAGTCTTTGCATTGAAACGCTCCCTGTGAAATACTTGATATATCAGCATGAAAGCAGCTTTTGTGGAATCGTATATATGTATAATTCAAAAACCATCAGTCAACATTGCAATATGTATACACAATTTACGCTTCTATCTTACAGTAAGTAATTTAGCACAGCTCGTCATTTAATAATCCAACAAGTTGGGAAAACAATTGTGAAAAGAttttatatttatctatttgtcCATCAAAGCTTTAGTAGATGTAGTGTTATTTGCAGTAGTGTCAACAACATTGACATCTGAACAATGACTTCGCTGAGTGGAGCCTGAGAGCTTTGTCACTGTGGAGGGCCTCAAGTGAGGGAGCCACTGTTTGCCACTAGCTTTCCAGTCAGGAATTTTGCTTGCCAAGTTATTTCCCATCAAACCTGTCGAAACTGTTTCACAACTGAAtgctgtgtatttatttcaGCACATGAGGAGAGAGCTCACGGACCAGAGCCAAAGCTGTTCAGGTGGTGTGGGCGGCTCTTAAAAGAGCCTTTGTGTTTCGAGTGTATCTAGTTGGGTTTAACCGCCGAAGCCGTACAGAGTGCGGCCCTGCCTCTTGAGAGCGTATACCACATCCATGGCAGTCACAGTCTTCCTCTTGGCGTGCTCGGTGTAGGTGACGGCGTCACGGATCACGTTCTCCAGGAACACCTTGAGCACTCCGCGGGTCTCCTCGTAGATCAGACCGGAGATTCGCTTGACTCCGCCACGGCGAGCCAGACGGCGGATTGCGGGCTTGGTGATGCCCTGGATGTTGTCGCGAAGAACCTTGCGGTGACGCTTGGCGCCTCCTTTACCGAGTCCCTTCCCGCCCTTGCCTCTGCCAGACATGCTTGTAGATCAAAGTTTTCGAATTGAAATGCTGAACGTATGTGCTGCCGCCAGTATTAACTGAGTTGAGCGGACCTAATTGAAGACCACTGTAAAGAACCGCCCAGGCATTGACGTCATCGTACTGACTCCTCAATAATCGTATCAACCTCAGCACGTTCAGGAAGCCATTGCAGCCAAACCTTTGCTGCGTTTCCACTGTAGACTATATTccacatatacagtatacattCTTCTCAAGACTTGAATGTTCTTTTCATTCGGGAGTTGTTGCACGAGTCTTGTACTTTTTGCATAGTATCTCCATACATTCTTTATTCGCTTTACCGCACATTATAATACATGGTTTTATTCTGAAGAGCTGGATGAGTTGAAGAGATTGTCCAgattatctaaaaaaaaataaacagaaaagtgGTCGCTTgtgttaaaaaataaagcaaGGACAAGGCAAAGTGCTGCTCCAGTACATACATATTATTCAATAGGAAAGTCTTCAGATTGAAggtgggtggctctgaaaagagccgttgGACAAAGGGCTTAAGTTTACTTGGAGCTGGTGTACTTGGTGACGGCCTTGGTTCCTTCGGACACGGCGTGCTTGGCCAGCTCACCAGGGAGGAGCAGGCGCACGGCGGTCTGGATCTCCCGGGAAGAGATGGTGGAGCGCTTGTTGTAGTGAGCCAAGCGAGAGGCTTCTCCGGCGATGCGCTCGAAGATGTCGTTGACGAACGAGTTCATGATGCTCATGGCCTTGGACGAGATGCCGGTGTCGGGGTGGACCTGCTTGAGCACCTTGTACACGTAGATGGCGTAGCTCTCCTTCctggtcctcctcttctttttgcCTCCTTTGCCGGCGGTCTTGGTCACGGCTTTCTTGGAGCCCTTCTTGGGCGCGGACTTGGCTGGTTCAGGCATGTTGCTGCTGGACAGTAGCGAATGACTGCCAGCGGCGCAGCTCCTGCTCTTATAGTGGCGGAGCTGACACGCGAGTGTGTCGTTGCCCGTTTCTGATTGGCTGCCTGCAAAAGGCTTCTGTTACTCTTGTTTCTGCTGTTCTTAGCTTACGGCCCGACACTgcgtgtgtttgagtgtttctgTACTATATGTATGTTTATCTGAGTTTGCTGAGAATGGAGTTGTTTGTAATTGTTCTTTTGCCGGTAGAGAAACGAGACGCGTTCGTGTTCATTCACGTGGAATACAGTCTATTCTGGGCTGGAACTAAAATGCAGAGTGAAATCGGAAAGGCAGCAAAATCTCCTAAAGCGAACACTGTTAGGGACATACGGGATGTCTGTCATTTCATTTAGTTAATGTGACTACAGGTTATAACTGAATGGTGAACTGCTCTCTAGTTGAaagtgggtggctctgaaaagagcctttGTGGTGTTGGAGCCTTTACTTGGCCTTGGCGGGCTTCTCGGTCTTCTTGGGCAGCAGAACCGCCTGGATGTTGGGCAGCACTCCGCCCTGAGCGATGGTGACTCCTCCGAGCAGCTTGTTGAGCTCCTCGTCGTTGCGGACAGCCAGCTGCAGATGGCGGGGGATGATTCTGGTCTTCTTGTTGTCGCGGGCAGCGTTTCCAGCCAGCTCCAGGATCTCAGCGGTCAGATACTCCAGCACGGCCGCCAGGTAGACGGGGGCACCGGCACCGACGCGCTGAGCGTAGTTGCCCTTCCTGAGCAGCCTGTGGACACGACCGACCGGGAACTGGAGTCCGGCTCTGGAGGAGCGGGACTTGGCCTTGGCGCGGGACTTGCCGCCGGTTTTGCCTCTTCCACTCATGGTAGCTTGTAACGAGTTAAGTTCGAAATATGCTGCGGCTAACGACAGGAAGCCTGTATATATGTCCGAGGAGGAGGGCGGTCCTTCGCAGGGCACAAACGAATGCGCGCGCTCTTTAAAGGCCTTCCTCCAATGAATAGCTGAGATTGTGGCGCCGCCGCAGTTGGAGGTGGATCCAGTGGCCAAAAGGGCACATTCAGAGTCGCGGTGTATAATGAAAAACGAACCATTTTGGAAGTCCTGGAATAATTTCGAAAAACATATTAGATCACGTTGAAGCGGGAAAACTTTAATGGTCACCATGACGTTTTGCAAGATACTCATTCGGAATTATAATCTCTGAGCAATGACATCACAAATTAAAAATCATATTTGGTTTCAACTCGAAGAGACGTTCACGTTCGTCATGAGAGAAACTCACCATGTTTACGAAATAATTGCCACAAttatcaacacaaacctttgaAGTTCTACGACTGAACTTGTTTTCAGAGACGAGGAATCAGGATTCGGCAGACAACGCTATGACCCGTGAAAATGTTCACCATTATCACCATAATATATTTGTGGAATGCTGGCCGTCCTGAAAGCTCATCTCACTGATAAACGAAGCTTGAGTTAAAGCAGATGCTGCCTATGTGATCATTTTAGCTTTTATAGTAGTTTTCCTCCAGCAGCGATGTAACATGTACGATAAAAAAAAGGTACATAAACAAGAATAAAGCATCCACCCCCCACGACTCAAGGACAGAGCTCATTTGAGGACTGTGAgtggctcttaaaagagcctTTGGATTTTTCGTAAGCGGGTGATTTTACTTGGACTTCTCTGTCTTCTTGGGCAGCAGAACCGCCTGGATGTTAGGCAACACTCCACCCTGAGCGATGGTGACTCCTCCGAGCAGCTTGTTGAGCTCCTCGTCGTTGCGGacagccagctgcaggtggcgggggatgatcctggtcttcttgttGTCGCGGGCGGCGTTTCCAGCCAGCTCCAGGATCTCAGCGGTCAGATACTCCAGCACGGCCGCCAAGTAGACGGGAGCACCAGCGCCGACACGCTCCGCATAGTTGCCTTTACGAAGTAGTCTGTGAACACGACCGACTGGAAACTGAAGACCCGCTCTGGATGAACGGGACTTGGCCTTAGCACGGGCTTTTCCTGCTCCTTTGCCTCTTCCAGACATCTTGACGCGCTATCCTCGAGTAATGTGCGTGAATGACTCAATACGTGGCTGTCCTCTCCTTATATACGTAATGCTGCTCATTCATTGGTGGAAACTAACACTGATGCTGTTATCCAATCAGAGTTGACAATGACTCACCGCTCACGGATTTGAGTTTGAAGATATGAGGAAATATCAGAAAATCACATTTGAAAATAGTTTGAATATATGGTAGAATGTATTAATCTCCccatacatatatatagctTTCTGGGGAGATTTTTAATACAGTACTCAACGCAGTGACACATCACGTTTGTTTGCATCACACATTGCATGTACTACGAGAAGCTCAAACTAATTTGATGACTTTCGGAAGACAAATCAGGAGCGGCCGCATGATCACTTTTACCTCAACATTTTGTATCGATATGTGCTGCGTGGCAAATTGGGGTGAATTGCAGCGAAAACATTTAGGAACAAACACTCATTCGAGAGGATGTggggctctgaaaagagccgttgtGATGTCGAGGCGTGGGGATTTAAGCTCTCTCTCCGCGGATGCGGCGCGCCAGCTGGATGTCTTTGGGCATGATGGTGACTCTCTTGGCGTGGATGGCGCACAGGTTGGTGTCCTCGAAGAGGCCGACCAGATAAGCCTCGCTGGCTTCCTGAAGAGCCATGACGGCGGAGCTCTGGAAGCGCAGATCGGTCTTGAAGTCCTGCGCGATCTCACGGACCAGACGCTGGAACGGCAGCTTGCGGATCAGCAGCTCGGTGGACTTCTGGTAGCGACGGATCTCTCGCAGAGCCACGGTGCCGGGCCTGTAACGGTGAGGCTTCTTGACTCCGCCGGTGGCCGGGGCGCTCTTGCGGGCGGCCTTGGTGGCCAGCTGCTTCCTGGGGGCTTTGCCTCCGGTGGACTTACGGGCGGTCTGCTTGGTTCTGGCCATGTCAGCGGAACTCTTTTCTGCTCAGAAAAAGTGACTGCTGAGTGGTTGAGGTTCCGTTTTATAAGCGCCGAGAGTCTCGTCATCCAGACGCCATTTTACAGCCCTGGTCCCGATTGGTGACTTGCGGACTTATACTCCGCCTACAAGGAAAGGGCCTCACTGCTGATTGGAGGAATCGATTTCAAATCCACCATTCAAAGCAGTTTACACCGTGTCGAGGTTctgatattttaataaaaatcctGTCATTATACATTtgatt includes:
- the LOC128754861 gene encoding histone H4, whose translation is MSGRGKGGKGLGKGGAKRHRKVLRDNIQGITKPAIRRLARRGGVKRISGLIYEETRGVLKVFLENVIRDAVTYTEHAKRKTVTAMDVVYALKRQGRTLYGFGG
- the LOC128754855 gene encoding histone H2B 1/2-like, translated to MPEPAKSAPKKGSKKAVTKTAGKGGKKKRRTRKESYAIYVYKVLKQVHPDTGISSKAMSIMNSFVNDIFERIAGEASRLAHYNKRSTISSREIQTAVRLLLPGELAKHAVSEGTKAVTKYTSSK
- the LOC128754834 gene encoding histone H2AX-like codes for the protein MSGRGKGAGKARAKAKSRSSRAGLQFPVGRVHRLLRKGNYAERVGAGAPVYLAAVLEYLTAEILELAGNAARDNKKTRIIPRHLQLAVRNDEELNKLLGGVTIAQGGVLPNIQAVLLPKKTEKSKKTTIKAKTTMSGRGKTGGKSRAKAKSRSSRAGLQFPVGRVHRLLRKGNYAQRVGAGAPVYLAAVLEYLTAEILELAGNAARDNKKTRIIPRHLQLAVRNDEELNKLLGGVTIAQGGVLPNIQAVLLPKKTEKPAKAK
- the LOC128753819 gene encoding histone H3, producing the protein MARTKQTARKSTGGKAPRKQLATKAARKSAPATGGVKKPHRYRPGTVALREIRRYQKSTELLIRKLPFQRLVREIAQDFKTDLRFQSSAVMALQEASEAYLVGLFEDTNLCAIHAKRVTIMPKDIQLARRIRGERA